In Mesorhizobium sp. 113-3-3, a genomic segment contains:
- a CDS encoding YdeI/OmpD-associated family protein yields MTGLKRALNPIPDLIRDTLAERGLMKAYEARPDYQKNDYLGWIARAKRPDTRQKRLDQMLDELQRGGVYMNMVWRG; encoded by the coding sequence ATGACCGGACTGAAACGCGCCTTGAATCCGATCCCTGACCTGATCCGCGACACCTTGGCGGAGCGTGGTCTGATGAAGGCCTATGAGGCCCGGCCGGACTACCAGAAGAACGACTATCTCGGCTGGATTGCCCGCGCCAAGCGCCCGGACACCAGGCAGAAGCGGCTCGACCAGATGCTGGACGAATTGCAACGTGGCGGTGTCTACATGAACATGGTTTGGCGCGGCTGA
- a CDS encoding GNAT family N-acetyltransferase: MNNSRVTVAPVIETHRTILRAHRIEDFDAYAAMWADPAVTRFIGGKPRTREESWMRFLRHAGLWSLLGYGFWAIEEKATGRFVGEAGFHDLKRDMEPSIEGIPEAGWALAPAVHGAGLATEVVGRVLAWGEETFGRVKTVCIIDPENTASLNVAGKVGYREVLRTTYHDAPTVLLERLS, translated from the coding sequence ATGAACAATAGCCGAGTGACCGTCGCCCCCGTCATCGAGACGCACCGAACCATCCTGCGGGCGCATCGGATTGAGGATTTCGACGCCTATGCCGCGATGTGGGCCGATCCGGCCGTCACCCGTTTCATCGGCGGCAAGCCGCGCACTCGCGAGGAAAGCTGGATGCGCTTCCTGCGTCATGCCGGTCTGTGGTCGTTGCTGGGCTACGGCTTCTGGGCGATCGAGGAGAAGGCGACGGGCCGCTTCGTCGGCGAGGCCGGTTTTCACGATCTGAAGCGCGACATGGAACCGTCGATCGAAGGCATTCCCGAGGCCGGATGGGCGCTGGCGCCGGCCGTGCATGGGGCGGGCCTCGCCACGGAGGTCGTCGGCCGTGTGCTGGCCTGGGGCGAAGAGACCTTCGGACGGGTGAAAACCGTCTGCATCATCGATCCCGAGAATACCGCCTCGTTGAATGTCGCCGGCAAGGTCGGCTATCGCGAAGTGTTGCGGACCACGTATCATGACGCCCCGACCGTGCTGCTGGAGCGGCTGTCCTGA
- a CDS encoding DUF2214 family protein has translation MDTTDLVLAIVHHLLVFSLAGIIGAEFVLIRGDLPAETLKRLAGIDRHYGIIAALIIIVGIGRVFWGLKGWEFYVYNWVFWAKMAAFGIVGLLSITPTMRFISWNRQAGANPSFAVPSNELASVKTYIRAEAFVFLLIPVFAAAMARGYGY, from the coding sequence ATGGACACGACCGACCTTGTGCTTGCCATTGTCCATCATCTGCTGGTGTTTTCCCTGGCAGGGATCATCGGCGCCGAATTCGTGCTGATCCGCGGCGACCTGCCCGCCGAGACGCTGAAGCGGCTCGCCGGCATCGACCGCCACTATGGCATCATCGCCGCGCTCATCATCATCGTCGGCATCGGCCGTGTCTTCTGGGGCCTCAAGGGCTGGGAGTTCTACGTCTACAACTGGGTGTTCTGGGCCAAGATGGCGGCCTTCGGCATTGTCGGCCTGCTGTCGATCACCCCGACCATGCGCTTCATTTCCTGGAACCGGCAGGCCGGAGCCAATCCTTCCTTCGCGGTGCCCTCGAACGAACTGGCCTCGGTGAAGACCTATATCCGCGCCGAGGCCTTCGTCTTCCTGTTGATCCCGGTCTTCGCGGCGGCGATGGCGCGCGGTTATGGCTACTGA